Genomic window (ANME-2 cluster archaeon):
CGGGGTCGGCACAGCGTACCGGGTTCGATTCCACATTGGCCTTTATGTCATTGGCCTTTATTTCATCAACTTGTACAGGTGAAGCTTTAATACCGCCAAGTTCAACAACATAAGCCAGTATTTCGATTCCGTGTCTGGCAAGTATCTTTTTAGCTACTGCTCCACCAGCTACACGGCCAATGGTCTCCCTGGCAGATGAGCGCCCTCCTCCCCTGTGGTCACGTAGACCGTACTTCATCTGGTACGTATAGTCGGCATGACCGGGGCGGGGCATGTTCCTGATAATGTCATATTTGGAGGAGTCAGCATCTTTGTTTTTGACCTGCATGGCAATGGGCGTGCCTGTAGTCTTACCCTCGAACACTCCTGAAAGTATTTCCACCTTGTCCTCTTCCTGCCTGGGTGTGGCAATCTCGCTCTGGCCGGGACGTCTGCGGTCCAGTTCAAGCTGGATATCGGTGTCTGTCAACTCCAGTCCGGGAGGGCAGCCATCGATGACCACGCCTATGGCAGGACCGTGGCTCTCGCCCCAGGTTGTGATTGAGAATGCTTTTCCAAAGGTGTTGCCCATCATGGTATCCAGATATGCGGTTTGTATATATAAATGTAGATTGACTAATTGGACTGAGTTGAAAAAATAATAGAATATTTCATCTATACCAGATTCCATTCCCTGGATTTTGTCTCGGTTAAAACCTATTTTTCCTTGTCCTTCAGAATATTCTCAAGCTCTTCTCTCTGCTCGGGAGTAAGCTCTCCCATGGCCTTCTGTGACTCGAATGTCATCTTCCTGATAAACAGGTTCTCCAACATAGGCAGAACATGTTGTGTCTGCTGCTTACTCTCATACCCGGCCCTGGCTGTGTCCCTCATCAAGGTAAGTTTTTCTACAGTCATGCTGCCCTGCCCCAGTCCCGGACAGTCCACATCCACAATAATATAATTCTTGCCGTTATAACCCAAGGGGAATGAACGGCAGGAAAGCGGCCTGCTATCACCCAGTGTGCACTCGCTCTTTTCAAGGTCATACAATGCACACACAGTCCTGTCATCTTTTGTCTGTTTGTCCAGTTGAATGGCAACAGAACCAAAATCCCCCTCAATAAACAAGTGAGGCAGTACCTTGTACATCAGCCCATGTTCCATCCAGTCATTTATGTCATCCAGAAATGCCATTACATCCCTTTCACAGCATTTCCCGCATTCCTGGCATTCAAATACGAATTTCGGTTTATCGTTCATAATTTCAACATCCTCACATAAAGTCCTATTCTGGTATCCCTTTCTAAAAGTAGGGTAATAATATTTGTATAAATCATTGTTTATATTTATCTGCCACAGAGAGCACAGAGGACACAGAGAAGAAATCCTCTGTGATCTCTGTGTTCTCTGTGGCTATTATTTTTGCCCTATTATTTGAAGTGGATACCGATTCTGCTTACAATTAAGATTCAGGTCCGGGAACTCCTGGTGATCTCCCCAGCCATATCAGTGGTCATGATCCTCCTGACCTCATCAATATCCCCGGTCTGCCCCAGCGCCCACATCAATTTCACCAGCGCAACCTCGGGCATCATATCCTCGCCCTCTATGGCTCCGGCCTTCAGGATGTCGCGCCCTGTATCATACACCCGGTCGCACACCCTGCCACTTAAGCACTGGCTGGTCATCACTACAGGTATCCCGGCTTCGGTTGTCCTTTCGATATACGGCACCCATTCAGTAGACACATGGCCCAGCCCTGTCCCCTCAATAACAATACCCTTATAATTGGCAGAAGCAAACAACAGGGTTTCCGGACTTGCCCCTGTAGTATATTTTATTAGCGTGCACCTGGGCTCAATATTGGAATTAATGGCAAGTTCCTTCTCCCCACGTCTGGCATGGTCAAGATAGGTTGTGATCTCACCGGATGGGTAATCCACCCTGCCCAGGGGCCTTGAATTAATGGACTTAAACGCATCACGCCTGCTGGTATGCATCTTCCTAACCTTCGTTGCTTTATGTATGTGGCAGAAATCGTCCGAGGTTGTCCCGTGCATGACCACAGTAACCCCGGCAATATCGCTGGTAGCCACCTTTGCTGCGCAGATGGCGTTCATAGCATTGT
Coding sequences:
- the aroC gene encoding chorismate synthase, producing MMGNTFGKAFSITTWGESHGPAIGVVIDGCPPGLELTDTDIQLELDRRRPGQSEIATPRQEEDKVEILSGVFEGKTTGTPIAMQVKNKDADSSKYDIIRNMPRPGHADYTYQMKYGLRDHRGGGRSSARETIGRVAGGAVAKKILARHGIEILAYVVELGGIKASPVQVDEIKANDIKANVESNPVRCADPEVAKAMLERVKQAREDKDSIGGIVEILALGVPPGLGEPVFDKLDCDLAGALMGIGAVKGVEIGSGFAAATMTGSQMNDPFEMQNGKVVCSTNNAGGILGGISSGETIVCRIAVKPTPSIARSQRTVDMSDMFETNITIEGRHDPTIPPRIVPVAEAMTALVLADHLIRAQSYIRSYSK
- a CDS encoding YkgJ family cysteine cluster protein, whose product is MNDKPKFVFECQECGKCCERDVMAFLDDINDWMEHGLMYKVLPHLFIEGDFGSVAIQLDKQTKDDRTVCALYDLEKSECTLGDSRPLSCRSFPLGYNGKNYIIVDVDCPGLGQGSMTVEKLTLMRDTARAGYESKQQTQHVLPMLENLFIRKMTFESQKAMGELTPEQREELENILKDKEK
- the gatD gene encoding Glu-tRNA(Gln) amidotransferase subunit GatD, which codes for MTVEEGDSVLVKQGNRTFDGVLMPSITDSAVIKLKNGYNVGFDPGNITMELAEKKQDMQAATVELPPHDPDLPNVSILSTGGTIASKVDYRTGAVTSQFTAEDILLAIPELTKIANYNARVCYSILSENMQPEYWVKLAEEVYNEIKAGAAGVIITHGTDTMMYTAAALAFMIETPVPVVFVGSQRSADRPSSDNAMNAICAAKVATSDIAGVTVVMHGTTSDDFCHIHKATKVRKMHTSRRDAFKSINSRPLGRVDYPSGEITTYLDHARRGEKELAINSNIEPRCTLIKYTTGASPETLLFASANYKGIVIEGTGLGHVSTEWVPYIERTTEAGIPVVMTSQCLSGRVCDRVYDTGRDILKAGAIEGEDMMPEVALVKLMWALGQTGDIDEVRRIMTTDMAGEITRSSRT